One Lachnospiraceae bacterium C1.1 genomic region harbors:
- the obgE gene encoding GTPase ObgE, giving the protein MFADKARIIIRSGKGGDGHVSFRREKYVPAGGPDGGDGGDGGSVIFQVDNGVNTLSDFRYKRKFSAEDGKEGAKKRMHGKNGKDLILKVPEGTVVKDAKSGKVIVDMSGDNKCVTILKGGHGGNGNMHYATSTMQAPKYAQPGQDAIELEVLLELKVIADVGLVGYPNAGKSTLISRVTNAKPEIANYPFTTLQPHLGVVDFPDGGGFVMADIPGLIEGAADGVGLGHEFLRHIERTRVLIHMVDAAATDGRDPVDDVYKINQELEKYSADVSKKPQIIVANKTDAVQVAEGEENPVDRIRKEFEPKGYEVMSVSAVTGEGVKELMGRVKELLSQHRDEKIVYEQEFFPEEHVADKLPYDVSYDEKNNLYVLEGPRIEKMLGYTNLESEKGFIFFQKFIRECGALEKLEALGMQEGDTVKIYGFQFEYFKD; this is encoded by the coding sequence ATGTTTGCAGACAAGGCAAGAATTATAATACGATCAGGAAAAGGCGGAGATGGACATGTTAGTTTTCGCCGCGAAAAATATGTGCCTGCCGGCGGACCGGATGGCGGAGATGGTGGAGACGGTGGTTCTGTTATCTTTCAGGTTGATAATGGTGTAAATACTCTTTCGGATTTCCGTTATAAGCGCAAATTTTCAGCAGAAGACGGAAAAGAAGGTGCTAAAAAGCGTATGCACGGAAAGAACGGTAAGGATCTTATACTTAAGGTTCCTGAAGGAACAGTAGTTAAAGATGCAAAAAGCGGTAAAGTTATCGTTGACATGTCCGGAGATAATAAATGTGTTACTATACTCAAAGGCGGTCATGGCGGTAATGGAAATATGCATTATGCTACATCAACAATGCAGGCGCCTAAATACGCTCAGCCGGGACAGGATGCAATAGAGTTAGAAGTTCTTTTGGAGTTAAAGGTTATCGCTGATGTTGGTCTGGTTGGTTATCCTAATGCCGGAAAATCAACTCTTATCAGCAGAGTAACCAATGCTAAACCGGAAATAGCAAATTATCCTTTTACCACGCTTCAACCTCATCTTGGAGTTGTTGACTTTCCGGATGGCGGTGGTTTTGTAATGGCGGACATACCGGGACTTATTGAAGGTGCTGCAGATGGAGTCGGACTTGGACATGAGTTTTTAAGACACATAGAGCGTACCAGAGTTCTTATCCATATGGTAGATGCTGCAGCTACTGACGGCAGAGATCCTGTTGATGATGTATATAAAATTAATCAGGAATTGGAAAAATACAGCGCTGACGTATCAAAAAAACCGCAGATCATTGTTGCTAATAAGACTGATGCTGTTCAGGTTGCAGAGGGAGAAGAAAATCCTGTTGACAGAATTCGCAAAGAATTTGAGCCTAAGGGTTATGAAGTGATGTCTGTATCTGCTGTTACCGGTGAAGGTGTTAAAGAACTCATGGGCAGGGTTAAGGAACTCTTGAGTCAGCATCGTGATGAGAAGATAGTATATGAACAGGAATTCTTCCCTGAGGAACATGTTGCGGACAAGCTTCCTTATGATGTTTCTTATGATGAAAAGAATAACCTTTACGTTCTTGAAGGACCCAGAATAGAAAAGATGCTTGGATATACAAATCTGGAATCTGAAAAAGGATTTATCTTCTTCCAGAAATTCATTCGTGAATGTGGTGCACTTGAAAAGCTTGAAGCACTTGGAATGCAGGAAGGCGATACAGTTAAGATTTATGGTTTCCAGTTTGAATATTTTAAGGATTAA
- the nadD gene encoding nicotinate-nucleotide adenylyltransferase has translation MKRLGFLGGTFNPIHIGHLILAEQAYSEFDLDKVLIVPSGNPYFKENIKVLQAEKRLEMCRIAVSDNAHFEVSDIEVRREGDTYTFETLEELHKIYPDAELYFICGADIIKQIKLWKHPEKVFKLSSIIAAVRDDCDILDLASQIEIYKRDYDARIEIMHTGRMDISSTDLRLKIRDSKTVRYFIPDNVIEYIRKNKIYMDEV, from the coding sequence ATGAAGAGATTGGGATTTCTAGGAGGTACATTTAATCCGATACATATAGGTCATTTGATCTTAGCTGAACAGGCTTATTCAGAGTTTGACCTTGATAAGGTTTTGATCGTTCCCAGCGGTAATCCATATTTTAAGGAAAACATCAAGGTTCTTCAGGCAGAAAAAAGATTGGAAATGTGCAGGATAGCAGTTTCTGATAATGCACATTTTGAAGTGTCTGATATAGAGGTCAGAAGAGAAGGGGATACCTACACTTTTGAAACCTTAGAGGAGCTTCATAAAATCTATCCTGATGCAGAGCTTTATTTTATATGTGGTGCAGATATTATTAAACAGATAAAATTGTGGAAGCACCCAGAAAAAGTTTTTAAGCTTTCTTCAATAATTGCGGCCGTTAGGGATGATTGCGATATTTTAGATCTTGCAAGTCAGATCGAAATATATAAAAGAGATTATGATGCCAGGATTGAAATTATGCATACGGGTCGAATGGATATCTCATCCACAGATTTAAGGCTTAAGATAAGAGATTCAAAAACAGTAAGATACTTTATTCCGGATAATGTTATAGAATATATTAGAAAGAATAAAATATATATGGATGAAGTTTGA
- the yhbY gene encoding ribosome assembly RNA-binding protein YhbY, whose protein sequence is MTTKQRAFLRSIAMTTDPIFQVGKASLTPEITAAIDEALAARELIKISVLKNCDDDAHSIAEALAERTRSVLVQVVGKKITLYRPAKEPKIELPRA, encoded by the coding sequence ATTACTACTAAACAGAGAGCTTTTCTTAGAAGTATCGCAATGACTACAGATCCGATATTTCAGGTTGGTAAGGCAAGCCTTACGCCTGAAATCACTGCAGCTATAGACGAAGCACTTGCAGCCAGGGAACTTATTAAAATAAGTGTTCTTAAAAACTGTGATGATGATGCACATTCTATTGCAGAAGCTCTTGCTGAGAGAACCAGATCTGTTCTTGTACAGGTTGTTGGAAAGAAAATTACTCTTTACAGACCGGCAAAAGAGCCTAAAATTGAGCTTCCTCGCGCATAA
- the yqeK gene encoding bis(5'-nucleosyl)-tetraphosphatase (symmetrical) YqeK — MTEEIKAIKKKVKKVLDKDRYQHTLGVAYTAASLAMRYGIDIDRAFLAGILHDCAKNIANDEKFTLCKKYKIKLSDVEKQAPYLIHSKLGACLAREIYKVEDKEILDAVRNHTTGRPGMTVLEKIIFIADYIEPGRTTAPNLSKIRQMSFVDLDKAVIEILKDTLEYLNTKDQIIDPMTQKTYDYYVACTKQV, encoded by the coding sequence TTGACAGAAGAAATCAAAGCTATTAAGAAAAAGGTTAAGAAGGTTCTTGATAAAGACAGGTATCAGCATACTCTTGGCGTTGCATATACAGCAGCTTCTCTTGCTATGCGATATGGTATAGATATCGATCGTGCTTTTCTTGCCGGAATTTTGCATGATTGTGCAAAGAACATAGCAAATGATGAGAAATTTACTCTATGTAAAAAGTATAAGATCAAGCTTTCTGATGTTGAAAAGCAGGCTCCATACTTGATCCATTCTAAACTGGGTGCTTGTTTGGCAAGGGAAATATATAAGGTAGAGGACAAAGAAATACTTGATGCTGTCCGGAATCATACAACAGGACGCCCGGGCATGACTGTTCTTGAGAAGATCATTTTTATCGCGGATTATATAGAACCTGGCAGAACTACAGCTCCTAACCTTTCTAAAATCAGACAGATGTCTTTTGTTGATCTCGATAAAGCAGTTATTGAAATCTTAAAAGATACACTTGAGTATTTAAATACTAAAGATCAGATTATTGACCCTATGACACAAAAAACGTATGATTACTATGTAGCTTGCACAAAACAGGTATAA
- the rsfS gene encoding ribosome silencing factor encodes MTKTTEELVKIAFNAAEEKKAEDLVILNIGKVSVIADYFIIATANNPSQMQAITDNIDEMLVKFGSEAKSIEGNNDSNWILMDYGDFIVHVFDRESRSFYDLERIWKDADTVKIEEL; translated from the coding sequence ATGACAAAAACAACTGAGGAACTCGTAAAAATTGCATTTAACGCAGCAGAAGAAAAAAAAGCAGAGGATCTTGTTATCCTAAACATAGGTAAAGTTAGTGTTATCGCTGATTATTTTATTATTGCCACAGCAAATAATCCGTCACAGATGCAGGCAATTACGGATAATATTGATGAAATGCTTGTTAAATTCGGATCAGAGGCTAAAAGCATAGAGGGAAATAATGATTCTAACTGGATTTTAATGGATTATGGTGATTTTATAGTTCATGTTTTTGATCGTGAGAGTCGATCATTTTATGATCTGGAAAGAATCTGGAAAGATGCTGATACAGTTAAAATTGAAGAATTATAA